One Lutra lutra chromosome 18, mLutLut1.2, whole genome shotgun sequence genomic window carries:
- the LOC125090136 gene encoding NXPE family member 3-like — protein MRLLMMYQMSSKPLQVPTDLFIRQFKWHMTVIVGSVVAICILYIRVSWRDSTVPLPPQPPPACKSSSSLLQELSDLTHLLHWPPTPGNGGNLLSSTSPQTSTYHLRGPSQAGYTLGGYLEAILVARDHQGRPKTHGGDLFRAQLLGPYLKAGVPGDIRDLENGTYLLTFPLLWAGQVQVQVRLIHSSEAVGVLRGIWRDQWATVDFTGYFRGPTGHEEIVTCNVNPLLTGEEESTCHYRDEDTGELWFCARPPTLPCDSLVGHSSGHYWNVTAPHEEALLAWNVTDKVLPQGISPIWVAKESNKSLVVSPQQPCRPGIPGPSPSGFYHRAVWHSLSCSGRSFSTAASVLGCLAGRIVHMMGDSTLRQWWEYLRDTVPSLKPVDLHATYHTGPLMAVETTRGIVLHWRAHSWPLRSLRTPVASLHSVVRELGGLAGGPHTVVVLGLGAHFTTFPPSVFVQRLAGIRAAVAALLAREPHTLVVIKLANTGYKSVYGSDWFTLQVNRLLRAAFADLRVAFVDAWEMTSSLGLPDRIHPGRLIIRNEVNVFLSFVCPT, from the exons ATCTTGTACATCAGAGTTTCCTGGCGTGACAGCACCGTTCCTCTGCCCCCACAGCCTCCCCCAGCCTGCaagtcttcctcctctctcctccaggagCTCTCGGACCTGACCCATCTTCTGCACTGGCCTCCTACCCCAGGAAATGGAGGGAACCTTTTGTCCTCTACCAGTCCCCAGACCTCCACTTACCACCTGAGGGGACCTTCCCAGGCCGGCTACACCCTGGGCGGCTACCTGGAGGCCATTCTTGTCGCCAGAGACCACCAGGGCAGGCCCAAGACTCATGGTGGGGATCTGTTTCGGGCACAGCTCCTGGGTCCCTACCTGAAGGCAGGAGTTCCTGGGGATATCCGGGATCTGGAGAATGGCACCTACCTGTTGACCTTCCCCCTGCTCTGGGCTGGACAGGTCCAGGTGCAAGTGCGGCTGATCCACTCCAGCGAGGCCGTTGGGGTCCTGAGGGGAATCTGGAGAGACCAGTGGGCCACGGTCGATTTCACGGGCTATTTTCGAGGACCCACAGGACATGAAGAAATTGTGACTTGCAATGTGAACCCCCTACTAACTGGGGAAGAAGAATCCACCTGTCACTATAGGGATGAAGATACTGGTGAGCTTTGGTTCTGTGCTCggcctcccaccctgccctgcgACTCACTGGTGGGCCATTCAAGTGGTCATTATTGGAACGTGACCGCACCACATGAGGAGGCCCTGCTGGCATG GAATGTGACAGACAAGGTCCTCCCTCAGGGTATTTCTCCAATCTGGGTGGCCAAGGAGAGCAACAAGAGTCTGG TTGTGTCCCCTCAACAACCGTGCCGCCCTGGGATCCCGGGCCCGAGCCCCTCTGGCTTCTACCACCGAGCTGTGTGGCACTCACTGTCCTGCTCTGGCCGCTCCTTCTCCACCGCTGCCAGCGTcctgggctgcctggctggccGCATCGTCCACATGATGGGGGACTCCACGCTCCGGCAGTGGTGGGAGTACCTGCGGGACACCGTGCCCT CTCTGAAGCCTGTGGATCTACATGCCACGTATCACACGGGGCCCCTGATGGCAGTGGAGACCACTCGGGGCATCGTGCTGCACTGGCGGGCCCACAGCTGGCCCCTGCGCTCCCTGCGCACACCGGTGGCCTCCCTGCACTCTGTGGTGCGGGAACTGGGGGGCCTGGCCGGGGGCCCCCACACCGTGGTGGTGCTGGGCCTGGGCGCCCACTTCACCACGTTTCCCCCGTCTGTCTTTGTGCAACGCCTCGCAGGGATCAGGGCGGCGGTGGCAGCGCTGCTGGCCCGGGAGCCCCACACTCTCGTGGTCATCAAGCTGGCCAACACCGGCTACAAGTCCGTGTATGGCAGTGACTGGTTCACCCTCCAGGTGAACCGGCTTCTCCGAGCTGCCTTTGCTGACCTCCGTGTGGCCTTTGTGGACGCCTGGGAAATGACCTCCAGTCTGGGCCTGCCCGACAGGATCCACCCAGGCCGGCTTATCATCCGCAATGAAGTCAACGTCTTCCTGTCCTTCGTTTGCCCCACGTGA